The Macadamia integrifolia cultivar HAES 741 unplaced genomic scaffold, SCU_Mint_v3 scaffold2154, whole genome shotgun sequence genome segment tggagtaaagctgatctcatacatctcaagtgttaacaaaagcATAcccctaccaataaaaaatctatatttggaatcttcatcaagtaattttaaaatgtgtttaaaaaaaaaaaccataaggcgccacttcacataaggcggagcactgccttaccatctctagaccgcatcaacgtcaaggcgctagtaaggtgatgccttagcagcgccttaaaaactatgttcaATTGTTGAATTATATTGTATGACTGGCTTGGCAATTTCAAACATCCATATCTCGTATTGATGATTATTATTCTTACATTTATTGTTTCATGGATAGGTATTTGTGCGCTATATGAAAGAAAGCTTAAGGATCTCTACCCAGCAACTGGGAACATCACTTACGATATTGCAGATCTCTACAATTTCATTGATGGCCTTGCAGACTTGAGTGCACTAGTGTATGTCTCACTAACTCAacgattctaattttttttttcctcatttgtTGCCTGTTACTACCCTTTAGGAAACTCTCTTCCGTTGGGAAGCGTAAGGTTGAAGTATAGGGTATAAGCTACAGTTTTTCAATTGTACAGCCAGACAGGTGGTGCTAGATGGAGGATGCCCTGTATCAACCAATTTGATTACCATAGTAGTGAATTAGGTTTTGAAGGGGATGCTGATCACTTTGAGTTGACTTCCCCTTTTGGCCAACTGTTTTCtttttggggttgggggttggggaaGAGGTTGGAGGTATTTTATACTTTTCATACGGGCTACGTCCACCATGCACAGTGTCATACTATCTTTCTGGTTCTTGGCCATCTGATGTTTCTGTTGTTCCATTCTGGGTTGCAGCTATGATCATTCTGTTCAGGCTTACCTTCCATATGATCGACAGTGGATTAAACAGCGCACCTTTCAGCACCTCAAGAAATTGGCAACACATTAAAGAGAACATTGTCAGCTGCACGCCAATCTTAGCACTTGGTTTTATAAAGCATGcaaaacagagagaaaaaaaaagtaaccaagA includes the following:
- the LOC122065927 gene encoding enhancer of rudimentary homolog, with translation MANKHTIILMQTSQNRSTRTFMDYESISQAIDGICALYERKLKDLYPATGNITYDIADLYNFIDGLADLSALVYDHSVQAYLPYDRQWIKQRTFQHLKKLATH